One genomic segment of Drosophila melanogaster chromosome 3L includes these proteins:
- the ND-MLRQ gene encoding NADH dehydrogenase (ubiquinone) MLRQ subunit, isoform A yields MQGLGLQSLKKNPALIPLYVCVGAGAIGAVYYMARLATRNPDVTWNRTSNPEPWQEYKEKQYKFYSPVRDYSKTKSAAPNFDE; encoded by the exons ATGCAAGGTCTTGGTCTGCAAAGTCTTAAAAAAAATCCAGCT TTAATTCCACTTTATGTGTGCGTTGGAGCGGGAGCTATTGGAGCCGTCTACTATATGGCTCGACTTGCTACTCGTAATCCCGATGTCACTTGGAATCGCACATCAAATCCCGAACCATGGCAAGAGTACAAAGAAAAGCAATACAAG ttttattcgCCTGTGAGGGATTATTCCAAAACTAAGAGTGCTGCCCCAAACTTTGATGAATAA
- the alpha-Cat gene encoding alpha catenin, isoform B — translation MLKPDKMGTLTDFGQIALKWDPKNLEIRTMSVEKTLEPLVLQVTTLVNTKGPSKKKKGKSKRASALVAAVEKATENFIQKGEQIAYENPDITQEMLTAVDEVKKTGDAMSIAAREFSEDPCSSLKRGNMVRAARNLLSAVTRLLILADMVDVHLLLKSLHIVEDDLNKLKNASSQDELMDNMRQFGRNAGELIKQAAKRQQELKDPQLRDDLAAARAMLKKHSTMLLTASKVYVRHPELDLAKVNRDFILKQVCDAVNTISDVAQGKSSQPTDIYSGAGELAAALDDFDEGIVMDPMTYSEKRSRQLLEERLESIISAAALMADADCTRDERRERIVAECNAVRQALQDLLSEYMSNVSNILIIIIFIPVTR, via the exons ATGTTAAAACCTGATAAAATGGGCACGTTAACCGATTTCGGACAGATAGCTTTGAAATGGGATCCCAAAAATTTGGAAATTCGCACAATGTCAGTTGAAAAAACACTTGAACCCCTTGTATTACAAGTAACTACTCTTGTAAATACCAAGGGCccaagcaaaaagaaaaaag GAAAATCAAAGCGGGCCAGCGCATTAGTTGCAGCTGTTGAAAAAGCTacagaaaattttattcaaaaaggTGAACAGATCGCTTACGAGAACCCAGACATTACACAAGAAATGTTAACAGCTGTGGATGAAGTAAAAAAAACTGGAGATGCTATGAGCATTGCAGCCAGAGAATTTTCTGAAGATCCGTGCAGTTCCCTGAAGAGAGGAAATATGGTGCGCGCAGCTAGGAATCTGTTGTCAGCTGTAACCCGCTTGCTGATTTTAGCTGATATGGTTGATGTACATTTGCTCTTAAAATCACTCCACATTGTCGAAGATGATCTAAACAAACTCAAAAACGCTTCGAGTCAGGACGAGCTTATGGATAATATGAGG caATTCGGACGCAATGCAGGAGAACTTATAAAACAGGCAGCCAAACGTCAGCAAGAACTTAAGGATCCCCAATTAAGGGACGATTTAGCAGCTGCTCGGGCGATGCTTAAAAAACATTCAACTATGCTGTTAACTGCATCAAAAGTATACGTTCGTCATCCGGAACTAGATCTAGCAAAAGTAAATCGCGATTTCATTCTAAAACAAGTTTGCGATGCTGTAAATACTATTAGCGATGTTGCCCAAGGAAAGTCATCCCAACCGACAGATATATACAGTGGAGCGGGAGAGCTGGCTGCAGCATTAGACGACTTTGAC GAAGGAATTGTTATGGATCCCATGACCTACAGCGAAAAGCGTTCACGTCAATTGCTCGAAGAGCGTCTGGAAAGTATTATTAGTGCAGCTGCATTGATGGCGGATGCAGATTGTACTCGAGACGAGAGACGAGAGAGAATTGTGGCCGAATGCAATGCTGTGCGACAGGCTTTACAGGATTTGTTATCTGAATATATGTCAAACGTGAGTAACATacttataattattatttttatacccgttactcgttgA